In Sodalis ligni, a single genomic region encodes these proteins:
- a CDS encoding SymE family type I addiction module toxin, translating to MAKHDCKSETGISKAQRRLKVGYISVRHETRATRMTTYYSRSPSLHLKGQWLMEAGFPTDQAVRVMVEPGRLVIVTEAE from the coding sequence ATGGCTAAGCACGATTGTAAGTCAGAAACAGGTATTTCCAAAGCACAGCGACGGCTGAAGGTCGGGTATATCAGTGTCCGGCACGAGACGCGGGCGACCCGGATGACAACCTATTACAGCCGCAGCCCCAGTCTGCATCTCAAGGGCCAGTGGCTTATGGAGGCGGGGTTTCCCACCGATCAAGCCGTACGGGTGATGGTGGAACCGGGAAGATTGGTGATAGTGACTGAGGCGGAGTAA
- a CDS encoding helix-turn-helix transcriptional regulator: MSFSQRIVTLRKQRGLTQQGLSDATGIHVQQIKRYEAGSSLPTADALKKLAIILHVTADFLLFEPGEREPEDDMKLRFEAVAAMPEEDREVAKAVLDAMIVKSQVTQTVTRVGKTAAKEKS, from the coding sequence ATGAGTTTCTCCCAGCGCATTGTCACGTTGCGTAAGCAGCGCGGACTCACGCAACAAGGCCTGTCCGACGCGACCGGCATTCATGTCCAGCAGATTAAGCGCTACGAAGCCGGTAGCTCTTTACCTACTGCCGATGCCCTCAAGAAGCTGGCGATTATCCTGCACGTCACGGCGGATTTTCTGTTGTTCGAACCCGGCGAGCGTGAGCCGGAAGATGATATGAAGCTACGTTTTGAGGCGGTGGCCGCCATGCCCGAGGAAGATCGTGAGGTGGCTAAAGCCGTACTCGATGCGATGATTGTGAAGAGTCAGGTTACCCAGACCGTGACGCGCGTTGGTAAAACAGCGGCTAAAGAGAAGAGCTAA
- a CDS encoding type II toxin-antitoxin system RelE/ParE family toxin gives MRLRISPLAGQDIAAIGDYIAQDNPTRAFSFTHELLEQCKLIGENPCIYRERPELGKSRRSCTYGRYVLIYDTRDDEVLIERVLHGSRDIDGLGSWSSDELKS, from the coding sequence ATGAGACTAAGAATATCCCCGTTGGCGGGGCAAGATATCGCCGCGATAGGCGATTACATCGCGCAGGATAACCCAACACGGGCGTTCAGCTTTACCCATGAGCTGCTCGAGCAATGTAAGCTGATAGGTGAAAATCCCTGTATCTACCGCGAACGCCCAGAGTTAGGAAAAAGCCGGAGAAGCTGCACTTACGGACGCTATGTCCTGATATACGACACACGAGACGATGAGGTGCTTATCGAGCGCGTCCTGCATGGCTCTCGTGATATCGACGGTCTGGGCTCATGGTCATCGGATGAGCTTAAAAGTTAG
- a CDS encoding SymE family type I addiction module toxin translates to MTPPVTTAAVPTYYSRHPGLYLKGDWLGEAGFATGQPVRVMVEPGRLVILPEAG, encoded by the coding sequence ATGACGCCGCCGGTCACCACGGCGGCGGTGCCTACCTATTACAGTCGTCACCCCGGTCTATACCTCAAGGGGGATTGGCTGGGCGAAGCCGGATTCGCCACCGGCCAGCCCGTGCGGGTGATGGTGGAGCCGGGACGACTGGTGATATTGCCTGAGGCGGGGTAA
- a CDS encoding adhesin, with product MANSGVQLTTKGDKPFSYTDALIATGIGAVTQGRGIVAQEAINVGGAYLGSTIKGEDPVGPMVGAGAGTAAGALGGAVVKDKLAPVINKNAVEISGAVTGSMINESVGGEVQKQINKKGKG from the coding sequence GTGGCTAACAGCGGTGTGCAGTTAACGACAAAGGGCGATAAGCCGTTCAGTTATACCGATGCGCTTATTGCAACTGGTATTGGTGCGGTGACGCAAGGACGGGGGATCGTGGCTCAAGAAGCGATTAACGTTGGCGGGGCTTACCTGGGTAGTACGATTAAGGGCGAAGATCCGGTGGGGCCGATGGTGGGGGCTGGCGCAGGTACCGCTGCGGGTGCGCTGGGGGGAGCAGTAGTAAAGGATAAATTAGCTCCTGTTATTAATAAAAATGCTGTAGAAATAAGCGGTGCAGTTACTGGTTCTATGATCAACGAGTCTGTTGGGGGAGAGGTTCAAAAGCAAATAAACAAAAAAGGTAAGGGGTAA
- the xerC gene encoding site-specific tyrosine recombinase XerC, producing the protein MAKRAAREGCASSVDELYRKPVGPNRPDSLYRRLLQFLSWRRERQFSEKTLTVWAHHLYHFILWANERGLHTPGDITRPILERYQRHLYQYRKSNGEPLSPRTQRTQLQPLQVWFKWVVRQGFALANPACDLELPRMEKRLPRHILTVDEVEQILVLPDIDTPAGLRDRALLEVLYSSGLRRSELAALEVYDIHRSRRTLTVRLGKGKKDRVIPLGSRALGWLTAYLHRARCELQRGRATQALFLSHKGEGLTPNAITNLTSAYVKRSGIDKPGACHLFRHAMATQMLENGADVRWIQAILGHASPETTQIYTQVSIGALQAVHAATHPAEQADSEGPDGDDDVGLLADLMVEDEIPGKGVDVNKIPMDTNR; encoded by the coding sequence ATGGCTAAGCGAGCCGCCCGTGAGGGCTGCGCATCAAGCGTGGATGAACTCTACCGCAAGCCGGTGGGACCGAACCGCCCGGACAGCCTGTACCGGCGGCTGTTGCAGTTCCTGAGCTGGCGGCGGGAACGGCAGTTCTCGGAGAAAACGCTGACGGTGTGGGCGCACCACCTGTATCACTTCATCCTGTGGGCCAACGAGCGCGGGTTGCATACGCCGGGGGATATCACCCGGCCCATCCTTGAGCGTTACCAGCGCCACCTGTACCAGTATCGCAAAAGCAATGGCGAGCCGTTAAGCCCACGCACCCAGCGCACGCAGCTTCAGCCGTTGCAGGTGTGGTTCAAATGGGTGGTTCGTCAGGGCTTCGCGCTGGCTAACCCGGCCTGCGACCTGGAGCTGCCACGAATGGAAAAGCGGCTGCCGCGCCATATCCTGACCGTTGACGAGGTGGAGCAGATACTGGTTCTGCCGGATATCGACACCCCGGCGGGCCTGCGCGACCGGGCGCTGCTGGAAGTGCTGTACTCCAGCGGGCTTAGACGTTCAGAGCTGGCGGCGCTTGAGGTGTATGATATCCACCGCAGCCGGCGGACGCTGACGGTGCGCTTAGGCAAAGGCAAAAAAGACCGGGTCATCCCGCTGGGCAGTCGGGCGCTGGGCTGGCTGACGGCCTACCTGCACCGTGCGCGCTGCGAACTGCAACGAGGCCGGGCGACGCAGGCGCTGTTCCTGTCGCACAAGGGCGAGGGGCTGACGCCCAACGCCATCACGAATCTGACCAGCGCCTATGTCAAACGCTCGGGTATCGATAAGCCGGGCGCATGCCACCTGTTCCGGCATGCGATGGCGACGCAGATGCTGGAGAACGGCGCGGACGTGCGATGGATACAGGCGATACTGGGCCACGCCAGCCCAGAAACAACGCAAATCTACACGCAGGTGAGCATCGGGGCGTTGCAGGCGGTGCATGCGGCGACCCATCCGGCGGAGCAGGCGGACAGCGAAGGACCGGACGGTGACGATGATGTCGGACTGCTGGCCGACTTGATGGTAGAAGATGAAATACCCGGTAAGGGGGTTGACGTTAATAAAATCCCTATGGATACTAACAGATAG
- a CDS encoding type II toxin-antitoxin system ParD family antitoxin codes for MTTSIALSPHFEEFIRAQIDSGRYNNVSEVIRAGLRALEEREQQQKLDALRAAVELGMNSGEGKTAEEVFGRLSQKYRRMMEGNKTEGN; via the coding sequence ATGACAACCAGTATCGCGCTGAGCCCTCACTTCGAAGAGTTTATCCGCGCCCAAATCGACAGTGGCCGTTATAACAATGTCAGCGAAGTCATCCGCGCCGGTCTGCGCGCGCTGGAAGAGCGCGAACAGCAACAGAAACTTGACGCGCTACGCGCGGCGGTGGAGCTGGGCATGAACAGCGGTGAAGGAAAAACGGCGGAAGAGGTGTTCGGCCGCTTATCACAAAAATATCGACGAATGATGGAAGGCAATAAAACGGAAGGAAACTAA
- a CDS encoding type II toxin-antitoxin system RelE/ParE family toxin, translating to MAEQDIEAIGDYIAQDNPGRALSFTEELYQQCRLIADNPWIYRERSKLGYSVRSCAYGRYVLVYSASDHTVRIERVLHGSRDIDGLFSWLPDGE from the coding sequence TTGGCGGAGCAAGATATCGAGGCGATAGGCGACTACATCGCGCAAGATAACCCAGGACGGGCACTCAGTTTTACCGAAGAGCTTTATCAGCAATGTCGCCTGATAGCTGATAATCCCTGGATATACCGTGAACGCTCTAAACTGGGGTACAGCGTCAGAAGTTGTGCTTATGGGCGTTATGTCTTAGTGTATAGCGCATCAGATCATACGGTCAGAATCGAACGTGTACTGCATGGGTCGCGTGATATCGACGGCTTGTTCTCCTGGCTGCCAGACGGTGAATAG
- a CDS encoding pyridoxal-phosphate dependent enzyme produces MNFEIFNPQQGVPDPTKTLKMFPQLASFYNALGNTPLQEVPGPEGGARILAKVESANPFGSVKDRTAFGLMCDAVNRHDFNQGPLKLLDASGGNMGRALAMLGNLCDIPVHLVIPDSSPDTLVNCLREANAELTLVDKQHFLLGMIARAQEIKRRDPSWTLLSQHLNLANVAVHQHQTGKEILRQLAGARADGWVASVGTGGTLSGVYAALAFDNPNLKVQGTTPSEMPFATFAPPDGRDKYAGAGGMGFGFRQPFITRMTPDEVPFYHVGYEEALGAMFEFNHLTGIRIGASSAANWRSAYYLARALGPDERVVTLFADAGSDRDRERGEMFYSRLGPVHT; encoded by the coding sequence ATGAATTTTGAAATATTCAATCCCCAGCAGGGCGTACCGGATCCCACCAAAACGCTGAAAATGTTTCCGCAATTAGCCTCATTCTATAACGCCCTCGGCAACACCCCGTTACAGGAGGTACCCGGTCCCGAGGGAGGCGCCAGAATCCTGGCAAAAGTGGAATCCGCCAACCCTTTCGGCTCGGTCAAGGATCGTACGGCTTTCGGCTTGATGTGCGATGCCGTCAATCGCCACGATTTTAATCAGGGCCCGCTCAAGCTGCTGGATGCCTCCGGCGGCAACATGGGCCGGGCGCTGGCGATGCTGGGCAATCTCTGTGATATCCCCGTGCATTTGGTCATTCCCGATTCTTCACCTGATACGCTGGTGAATTGCCTGCGTGAGGCGAATGCCGAACTCACCCTGGTGGATAAGCAGCATTTTTTGTTGGGCATGATCGCCCGCGCGCAGGAAATCAAACGGCGGGATCCCAGCTGGACACTATTGTCACAACATTTGAACCTGGCCAACGTGGCGGTGCATCAGCACCAGACTGGTAAAGAGATACTGCGTCAGTTGGCAGGGGCCAGAGCCGATGGCTGGGTGGCGTCCGTGGGAACCGGCGGAACGCTATCCGGCGTATACGCAGCGCTGGCATTCGACAATCCGAACCTTAAGGTACAGGGAACCACCCCCAGCGAGATGCCTTTTGCAACCTTCGCTCCTCCCGATGGCCGGGACAAGTATGCAGGCGCCGGCGGGATGGGTTTCGGTTTTCGCCAACCGTTTATCACCCGAATGACTCCTGACGAAGTGCCGTTTTACCATGTTGGATATGAAGAAGCATTGGGCGCCATGTTTGAATTTAATCATCTTACCGGCATCCGCATCGGGGCGTCATCAGCGGCGAACTGGAGGAGCGCCTATTACCTGGCTCGCGCACTGGGACCGGACGAACGGGTGGTAACCTTGTTTGCCGATGCCGGCAGCGACAGAGACCGTGAAAGAGGCGAGATGTTTTATTCCCGATTGGGGCCGGTTCATACTTAG
- a CDS encoding MFS transporter, which produces MSSSFASSTGKNGLAVLLAVCLAALALPISFTGGALAAHTISIEFKASAAQINWITNSFMLTFGSFMLPAGALADVYGRKRVFIGGVIVFAIGSLALDFAPGIITLNLLRALQGAGAAAALAGGSAALAQEFTGHAQTRAFSMIGTTFGIGLALGPLLSGSLIERFGWRSIFLTGTLLDVMALAIALTVMRETRNPDSARFDWPGALSFIAALGFLTLGLNQAPERGWADPAVLGAFSLSAGALAVFAIIETHIKHPLLELSLFRYGRFVGVQILPIATCYAYVVLLILLPLRFVGVEGYSEMDAGLLMLALSAPMLAVPAIAGMLAKTIPASRLAGGGTYPAAAGLFWLSQIGSGGPMSGLFGPLLLIGVGTGFPWGLMDGLSVTVVPRDKAGMASGIFNTTKVASEGITLAMVNALLASLVLFAVRQNIAGEGTAQYVGEAARQLAAGNLDKSAGMLAPMGRAALTGVYDSAFSMLLYVLATVTLAAAAAVLVLLSPKRETSPGKDCVVQE; this is translated from the coding sequence ATGTCATCGAGCTTCGCGTCCTCAACCGGCAAAAACGGGCTGGCGGTGCTCCTTGCCGTCTGCCTGGCGGCACTGGCGCTGCCCATAAGCTTCACCGGTGGGGCGCTTGCCGCGCATACTATCAGCATCGAATTCAAGGCAAGCGCCGCGCAGATTAACTGGATCACCAACAGTTTCATGCTTACCTTTGGCAGCTTTATGCTGCCCGCGGGTGCGCTGGCTGACGTCTACGGCAGGAAGCGCGTATTTATCGGCGGTGTCATCGTCTTCGCCATTGGCTCCCTGGCGCTCGATTTTGCCCCCGGCATTATCACTCTCAATCTCCTGCGAGCACTGCAGGGCGCAGGCGCGGCCGCGGCGCTGGCGGGCGGCTCCGCGGCGCTGGCCCAGGAATTCACCGGGCACGCGCAAACCCGCGCGTTCAGCATGATCGGCACCACCTTCGGCATCGGTCTTGCCCTCGGACCGCTTTTGTCCGGCAGCCTCATCGAACGTTTCGGCTGGCGTTCCATCTTCCTGACGGGAACGTTGCTTGATGTCATGGCATTGGCTATAGCGCTTACCGTCATGCGCGAAACCCGCAATCCGGACAGCGCGCGCTTTGACTGGCCCGGAGCGTTATCCTTTATCGCCGCGCTCGGTTTTCTGACCCTCGGCCTGAACCAGGCGCCGGAGCGCGGCTGGGCCGATCCCGCGGTGCTCGGGGCGTTTTCGCTCAGCGCGGGGGCATTGGCGGTGTTCGCCATTATCGAAACCCATATCAAACATCCGCTGCTGGAACTCTCCCTGTTCCGGTATGGCAGGTTTGTCGGCGTGCAGATACTGCCGATTGCCACCTGTTATGCCTATGTCGTCCTGCTGATCCTGCTGCCGTTGCGTTTCGTCGGGGTAGAAGGCTACAGTGAGATGGACGCCGGCCTTCTTATGCTCGCGCTTTCCGCCCCGATGCTGGCGGTGCCCGCCATTGCCGGCATGCTGGCGAAGACCATCCCGGCGAGCCGGCTGGCGGGCGGGGGGACTTATCCCGCAGCCGCGGGCCTGTTCTGGCTCAGCCAAATCGGCTCCGGCGGCCCGATGTCGGGGCTTTTCGGCCCGCTTCTGCTTATCGGCGTCGGCACCGGCTTCCCCTGGGGGCTGATGGACGGCCTTTCCGTCACCGTCGTGCCCCGCGATAAAGCCGGTATGGCCAGCGGCATCTTCAACACGACCAAGGTGGCAAGCGAAGGTATTACCCTTGCCATGGTGAACGCACTGCTCGCGTCACTGGTGCTTTTCGCCGTCAGGCAAAACATTGCCGGGGAAGGAACAGCCCAATATGTTGGAGAAGCGGCCCGCCAGCTTGCCGCGGGCAACCTTGACAAGTCCGCCGGCATGCTTGCCCCCATGGGGCGCGCGGCGCTCACCGGCGTCTATGATTCCGCGTTTTCCATGCTGTTATACGTACTGGCTACCGTCACACTGGCCGCCGCAGCGGCGGTACTTGTCCTGCTCTCCCCGAAGCGGGAAACGTCGCCGGGCAAGGATTGCGTTGTCCAGGAATAA
- a CDS encoding glutathione S-transferase family protein → MKLYIADKTCSEAVQIIANELGITPELIHFDVFGKSTSNGDDFAELNPMQYVPLLVLDEAHKERLSETIVVTSYLADQYPEAGLIPPQGTLERVKYDQLLVFIATEIAQKHIPLMRKLMTEAGIAWTSSRIIAAYQILDDRLSDGRPYLAGDTLTVADAYLWATFWGERSGINVSHLANVTAWKARMDAHPSVLKALRDEADVVNAHRALIAEQTV, encoded by the coding sequence ATGAAACTTTATATCGCTGACAAAACCTGCTCCGAAGCTGTGCAAATCATCGCCAATGAACTTGGTATTACACCTGAACTCATTCATTTTGATGTTTTCGGCAAGTCCACCTCCAATGGCGACGACTTTGCAGAATTAAACCCAATGCAATACGTTCCCCTACTGGTTCTGGACGAAGCGCACAAAGAGCGGCTGTCGGAAACCATCGTCGTCACCTCCTATCTGGCCGACCAGTATCCCGAAGCCGGTCTGATCCCGCCCCAGGGCACCCTGGAGCGAGTTAAGTATGACCAGTTGCTGGTTTTTATCGCCACCGAGATCGCGCAAAAGCACATTCCCCTGATGCGCAAACTGATGACGGAGGCCGGTATCGCATGGACCAGCAGCAGAATCATCGCCGCCTATCAGATCCTCGACGATCGTCTCTCCGACGGCCGCCCGTATCTCGCCGGCGACACGCTGACGGTGGCCGATGCTTATCTCTGGGCAACCTTTTGGGGCGAACGCTCCGGCATCAACGTCAGTCACCTGGCGAACGTGACGGCCTGGAAGGCACGGATGGATGCCCATCCTTCCGTATTAAAAGCGCTGCGGGACGAGGCCGACGTGGTCAACGCCCACCGCGCCCTGATTGCTGAACAAACAGTCTGA
- a CDS encoding epoxide hydrolase family protein, which translates to MLDFIDPMKSAPGRTEFLSPFTIAIPEAVLEDLKRRLDATRLPEQETVPDASQGPRLARIKELIEYWKTEYDWRRVEKRLNQYPQFKTGIDGLGIHFLHVRSRHPNAMPLILTHGWPGSVIEFLDIIDSLVDPIAHGGKAEDAFHLVIPSLPGYGFSDKPEDKGWNRNRIAKAWHTLMRRLGYDQYAAQGGDWGSHVTIEMARLQLPGLKAIHTNLPLVTPRHKPAYPTPYEQRVYDQLARFGTDGSGYYWQMVTRPQTIGYALADSPVGLLSWIYDKFESWTDSNGDPVSVLGYDKILDDITLYWVTNTGASSARMYAEHPDLDFYAIPVHIPVGVSVFPGEIWTPPESWARQTYSNLVYWNKTSRGGHFAAFEQPVLFADEVRKAFRSIRN; encoded by the coding sequence ATGTTAGATTTCATCGATCCCATGAAAAGCGCACCCGGCCGGACAGAGTTTCTCAGTCCCTTCACCATTGCTATTCCCGAAGCCGTTTTAGAGGATTTGAAACGGCGTCTGGACGCGACCCGTTTACCCGAACAGGAGACGGTACCGGACGCCTCTCAGGGACCACGTCTTGCCCGGATCAAGGAACTCATCGAATACTGGAAAACCGAATACGACTGGCGCCGCGTAGAGAAACGGTTGAATCAATACCCGCAGTTCAAAACCGGCATCGACGGGCTCGGCATTCACTTCCTGCATGTCCGCTCTCGCCATCCGAACGCAATGCCGCTCATTCTGACCCATGGCTGGCCAGGATCGGTTATTGAATTCCTTGATATCATTGACTCCCTGGTGGATCCCATCGCCCACGGCGGTAAGGCGGAAGATGCGTTCCATCTGGTGATTCCTTCCCTTCCCGGCTACGGTTTCTCGGACAAGCCGGAAGATAAAGGCTGGAACCGAAACCGCATCGCGAAAGCCTGGCACACTCTGATGCGCCGGCTCGGTTACGACCAATATGCCGCCCAGGGCGGCGACTGGGGTAGCCACGTCACTATCGAGATGGCCCGCCTGCAGCTCCCGGGGCTTAAGGCCATCCACACCAACCTGCCGCTGGTAACGCCCAGGCATAAGCCGGCTTACCCTACCCCGTATGAGCAGCGGGTATACGATCAACTCGCCCGGTTCGGCACCGACGGCTCCGGCTATTATTGGCAAATGGTCACGCGTCCGCAGACCATTGGCTACGCCCTGGCCGATTCGCCGGTGGGACTGTTGAGCTGGATTTACGATAAGTTTGAATCCTGGACGGACAGCAACGGCGATCCGGTGAGCGTATTGGGTTATGACAAGATCCTCGACGATATCACCCTGTATTGGGTCACCAATACCGGCGCCTCTTCGGCGCGCATGTACGCCGAACATCCGGACCTCGATTTTTATGCCATTCCGGTCCACATCCCGGTGGGCGTATCGGTCTTTCCGGGAGAAATCTGGACTCCCCCCGAGTCCTGGGCGCGGCAGACCTATTCCAACCTGGTCTATTGGAACAAGACGTCCCGCGGCGGCCATTTCGCAGCCTTTGAACAGCCGGTCCTTTTCGCGGATGAAGTCCGTAAGGCATTCCGCAGCATCCGCAATTAG
- a CDS encoding zinc-dependent alcohol dehydrogenase family protein — translation MKAWLLKDFGMENLQLEEIPTPEPKTGELLIKVGAVSLNYRDKVIVEGLYEPNMIPKPLIPVSDAAGKVVKTGPGVSRFKIGDRVSSTLYSRWIDGAPGPNEPDYCFGAPLPGGLAEYMIIHEESAVLAPDTLSDEETATLPIAALTAWFSLMDVGHLQRGQTVLVQGTGGVSLFAVQIATALGARVIATSGRDENLAKIRALGAAEGINYKKHPDWAKEALALTGGNGVDLLLDVAGGNGLNQSVAATKPAGLIAQIGFLSGQTASLDIMPLLFRQTTIRGIAVGHRTSFERMNIFLNQHQIKPVIDKVYPFSEARQAYQHLARGPFGKVVITIADA, via the coding sequence ATGAAAGCCTGGCTCTTGAAAGATTTTGGCATGGAAAATCTGCAGTTGGAGGAAATACCCACCCCGGAACCGAAAACAGGCGAACTGCTTATCAAGGTGGGCGCCGTGTCGCTGAACTATCGGGACAAGGTGATCGTTGAAGGCCTGTACGAGCCGAATATGATCCCCAAGCCATTGATTCCGGTCAGCGATGCCGCGGGGAAAGTAGTCAAGACCGGTCCGGGCGTCAGCCGGTTCAAGATTGGGGATCGCGTCAGCTCTACGCTCTATTCCAGATGGATAGATGGCGCGCCTGGCCCGAACGAGCCGGACTACTGCTTCGGCGCCCCGCTGCCCGGCGGACTGGCCGAATACATGATTATCCATGAAGAGAGCGCGGTCCTGGCGCCCGACACTCTGTCGGATGAGGAAACCGCCACGTTACCGATTGCGGCACTCACCGCATGGTTCTCTCTGATGGATGTGGGGCATTTGCAGAGGGGCCAGACGGTACTGGTGCAAGGTACCGGAGGGGTATCCCTATTTGCGGTCCAGATTGCAACGGCCCTCGGCGCGCGCGTTATCGCCACGTCGGGCAGAGATGAAAATCTGGCCAAGATCAGGGCGCTGGGCGCCGCCGAAGGCATCAATTATAAAAAACACCCTGATTGGGCAAAGGAAGCCCTTGCCCTTACCGGCGGCAACGGTGTCGATCTCTTACTGGACGTCGCCGGCGGCAACGGACTGAACCAGTCTGTGGCCGCCACGAAACCCGCCGGCCTGATTGCACAAATCGGCTTTCTGAGCGGCCAGACCGCGTCGCTCGATATTATGCCGCTGCTGTTCCGTCAAACGACCATTCGCGGCATCGCCGTGGGCCACCGCACATCCTTTGAGCGAATGAATATTTTCTTGAATCAGCATCAGATCAAACCGGTCATCGATAAGGTCTATCCGTTTAGCGAAGCCCGCCAAGCATATCAGCACCTTGCCCGCGGACCGTTCGGCAAAGTCGTAATCACAATTGCCGACGCTTAG
- a CDS encoding LysR family transcriptional regulator — MELLQSLRVFARLADLGSFTKTANAMQINRPHVTHIIQELEASLGVRLFHRTTRKVILTAEGEAFYGRVTDILNDIAEATSLFSANDENICGRLRIDLPVALAQSCFMASLRDFNRTYPDISLILGVTDRTIDLIAEGVDCVVRLGELPNTSMVGRRIGMAPLITCASPGYLLEFGNPATLDELARHQAVNYFSGASRKPLEWRFLVNGKERVINLRSGILVNDSAAYIEAGLAGFGILQALGVSVDHHISSGALVEVLPQYRPKPRPISVLYPSRMHLAPQVRAFVDWVTEYFPALHGNWLET, encoded by the coding sequence ATGGAATTACTCCAATCACTACGGGTGTTTGCCAGGCTGGCCGATCTTGGCAGTTTTACCAAGACGGCCAATGCCATGCAGATAAACCGCCCTCACGTCACGCATATTATCCAGGAATTGGAAGCATCGCTGGGGGTACGCCTTTTCCATCGCACCACCCGCAAGGTCATCCTTACAGCGGAGGGCGAGGCGTTTTACGGCCGCGTGACGGATATATTGAACGACATCGCCGAGGCCACCTCGCTGTTCTCGGCCAATGACGAGAATATCTGCGGACGACTGCGGATTGATCTGCCGGTGGCTTTGGCCCAATCATGCTTTATGGCCAGTCTGCGGGACTTCAACCGCACCTATCCCGATATTTCGTTGATTCTGGGAGTCACCGATCGCACCATTGATCTTATTGCCGAAGGCGTTGATTGCGTCGTCCGGCTGGGTGAACTGCCCAACACAAGCATGGTAGGACGAAGAATCGGCATGGCGCCCCTTATAACCTGCGCCTCGCCGGGTTATTTACTTGAATTCGGCAATCCGGCGACCTTGGACGAGCTTGCCCGGCACCAGGCGGTGAATTATTTCTCCGGCGCGTCGCGAAAGCCGTTGGAATGGCGTTTTCTGGTCAATGGCAAAGAGCGCGTGATTAATCTGCGCTCGGGGATTCTTGTCAATGACTCGGCGGCCTACATCGAAGCCGGTCTGGCCGGCTTCGGCATACTCCAGGCGCTGGGGGTAAGCGTTGACCATCATATTTCCAGCGGCGCCCTGGTGGAAGTGCTGCCGCAGTACCGTCCCAAACCAAGACCCATATCCGTGCTTTATCCCAGCAGGATGCATCTTGCCCCGCAGGTAAGGGCATTTGTCGATTGGGTGACGGAGTATTTCCCCGCATTGCATGGCAACTGGCTAGAGACTTAA
- the glpG gene encoding rhomboid family intramembrane serine protease GlpG, giving the protein MIRVTTLSNPRLAQAFIDYMKSQGVTMEMQLQGRAAELWLADDGELARVEAALEIFLQDPLHPRYQAASWHSGTVGRGHFRPQPTSWLPALRSKAGPLTLGLTIACVLVYILMNVLGDEVVMRWLAFPADQSQRAQPWRWVSHILLHFSLLHLLFNLVWWWYLGSAMEKYRGWLPLAVLTLLSAAISGLVQFHFSGALFGGLSGVVYALMGYVWWYGEKNPGGPLQMPRGVIVFALLWLIAGYFDILGIAIANAAHVAGLAIGLLMAFWDTRRKTGAGRHR; this is encoded by the coding sequence ATGATCCGTGTAACGACCTTATCCAATCCCCGCCTGGCCCAGGCGTTTATCGATTATATGAAAAGTCAGGGCGTGACGATGGAAATGCAGCTGCAAGGGCGCGCGGCGGAGTTGTGGCTGGCCGACGACGGGGAATTGGCCCGTGTGGAGGCGGCATTGGAGATCTTTTTGCAGGATCCGCTGCACCCGCGCTACCAGGCGGCCAGCTGGCATTCAGGAACCGTGGGGCGCGGGCACTTCCGGCCTCAGCCCACATCCTGGCTGCCGGCCCTGCGCAGCAAGGCCGGGCCGCTGACCCTGGGCCTGACGATAGCCTGCGTGCTGGTCTATATACTGATGAACGTCCTGGGGGATGAGGTGGTGATGCGCTGGCTGGCCTTTCCCGCCGACCAGTCCCAGCGCGCGCAGCCGTGGCGCTGGGTAAGCCATATTCTGTTGCATTTTTCGCTGCTGCATTTATTGTTCAATCTGGTGTGGTGGTGGTATCTCGGCAGTGCGATGGAAAAATATCGCGGCTGGCTGCCGCTGGCGGTATTGACCTTGTTGTCGGCGGCAATCAGCGGGTTGGTGCAATTCCATTTCAGCGGCGCCTTGTTCGGCGGTCTCTCCGGCGTGGTCTATGCTCTGATGGGATATGTCTGGTGGTATGGCGAGAAAAATCCCGGCGGTCCGCTCCAGATGCCGCGCGGCGTCATCGTTTTCGCGTTGCTGTGGCTTATTGCCGGTTATTTCGATATTTTAGGCATCGCGATAGCCAATGCCGCCCATGTGGCAGGCTTGGCCATCGGGTTGTTAATGGCTTTCTGGGATACTCGCCGTAAAACAGGGGCAGGTCGCCATCGGTAA